AAGAGATATACAAATGTGCAATATAAATATGACATATTGTCAAGGATCTAAGCTAGTTTATGTTGCAGCACCAAATTGTGTCAAACATGTAgctgagagagaaaaaaaaaagaaggtgaaaATCTTGATTTCCCACAAATCTTCTTCTGAAATGTTATACATCCCTGTACTTTCATTTCCTGAATGACAGTGATGAAGCCTCAGCTTAATCTTTCTTTcagggagaaaaaaaagaaaaagaaagaagaagaagaaatgttGTAGATCCTTTTACCAGGCCATTGGCAATGAGTGTGATTGAGAAACATGAACTTCGCCCGAGGCTTAGCTAAGGTTTGGTGAACATGCTAAATTGAATCCAAAGAATGTTGAAGATATGGTTTCTAAGGTTGCTACTGAACAAGCATTCACAAGTTGAAATAGTTCATGTGGAAAAgcattgttaaatatattatagACAATTAACAACTCCATCAAATCTAAAGAAACATATGATGTGAAAATGACATGAAGAACTAATACAATCAATAGTTTGACGGTTCCATAGGAAATAGCCAGAAATGTCTCCATGAACATGTTCAAGAAATCGTTGAAACCTCATCACCTGCATCCTGCAAGGCTGGAGACAGCAAATTGGTTATTTATTTAGATGGAAATGATAAACTTAATTGCTGGATTTTTTAAAGTAGTTTGCAAAACAAGTGCAGCCTTTGGCAATTGGCATGGTGGAGGATATTtggcatatatatataaaaacccAGCCTTCTAAAAAGAACTAGAATTAAATTTCTTGATGCATCGAATGGACAAAAAACTTCAGAGCAGGTGAGAACCAAGATGCATTcaatggcattcatattttctcACATTGTGGATTCTAAAAGAAGGGTGCATTTAGATTAGTATAgtactaataatatattattagctTGAATTATATTCGAAATTACAAAGATATGATTTATAAAAGAAGATTTGGGCCAATGAactcaaaattaaaaaaagaaaaaaaaaaatcttgacggATAAATCACAATGTGAACTTTAAAAATTCAAAGCGACATAACAACTAGCGCTTGTCGCTGTCTCATTTATATATGTAAGCACAAGAAACATATCAACTTTCAATGGTTGAATTGATGGATTGCAACCTTTCGACTGAAACAAAAGATTTGATAAAGAAGTCATAGGATCACAACCTGCAGTAATGGCAATCATAGTCACCGTTGTCAACAGTTGTTCAAAGTACATTTCCTGAGTTTCTCCATGTctgttttctttcctttctttccccTCCTTTTCTAAGTGTTCTTGGTCGACTCCCTTCCTTTgtattcattaaattttttttgtgaacCGTATGGGAGTTTCTCATCTTGGGAGGACAACAGAAACAAAAATTCTGGCTTAGGAAGGTTAACGATATGGTCCATGTTCTATCAGAAGCCTTCTGGCACGCGGTAATGGTTAAAGAGTGGTTACAATAATAACTGTTTGTGTCTGATACTGAGACTAGGAAATGCACGCATGTTTTAAAACCTATTTTAGTGGCTTCCATGAACATTCGAGATGTCTATCACAAGAACTCATGTTATAGCATTTGTTTCGTCTGATCACAAGCCCACAAAATGAACTATCACATGTGCAACTGATGTGATACAAAATGGCAACTTTAAACAAGGACAGCAAACAAAAAAGTACAAAGTAGACCTCTTTTAGTTTTTTAATTTTCCGTGACACTTGTCAAGAGAGCTGATAAAGCTAGAATTTGTAGCATGGAGACCGACGGAGTGCATACACAGGCATTTTAGGAATAAAgcatcatattatatatataattcccGGGTTTATTAATGGTCTTATCAGTGTTTTGGTGCCTAGGGTGTTATGAGAGGTGGATTTTGTATTAACCCATCCTGTCATCCAACTATTTGTATTTGACAAAAACAACCTGAAATGGTAAAGATCAATCTCCAGTAAGATCAGCAGTACTTGGTTGAGTTCAATGTTTCTGTTTTCCCAAGCTAGACAAGGGAAAGAAATTTTAGAATAAGATTTCTTAACCTCTCCATCAGAAGTGCGACAACTCAACaataatttcagcaattagaacgtTCAAAATCAGAGAGAGATAAATCATAATACTCTGCATGATATTATGTCAAACATGTGGCGTGTGAGTTTGTTTATTCCATTAGTAGAATCTCAAGGAATGGAAATAACAGAGGAAATGGAGGAGAGAGGGAGTGACTTACTGGAGTATTAATGTTCGAAAATAGTGGAGGGGATGTGTCGAACCTTGtacccatcctcatttctgacccTATCAATGAACTCACAATACATTTCAATCAGCTTCAGTTCCCGAAGGGTGGTCACGTGCTGCAATCCCTCGGGAAGCATCTTCAATTTCCTGCATCCATCGATAGTCAAGTGGGTGAGGCAGGGCATTGCCCCAACCCCCACTCTCCATTCCTCTAAATCATTGAGACATGATAATATCAAGTGTTGCAGTCGAGGAAAGCCACCAGCAGAACACGACATGCTCCGCCCTGCATATGCACCCCAGCGTAGTGCAAGAAGCCTGAGGTTTGGCAGCTTCTCCAGCACTGGCATTGGGTCTTGCTCCAATGTAGAACCCTCTAACATGAGCTTGGTGAGGTTTGGTGGGAATTGACTGCTGTCCGGGAACTGCTGCTGTTGGAACGGTCCTATCAGATATAATGAGCGGAGCTTCTGCAGGTGTCGTGCATGTGCGAAGAAGATGTCTCTCGGCAATTCTCTCATAGTCATACTAAAGGAGAAGAGGCTGTCCATTTTCTCGAGTGATTTTCCGAATGCTTCACTAAATATTCTTTCGCATGCCATCTCTGCAGAGTCTGATGTAGTAACCCAATTCTTGATGAATCTTATGCCCCCTAAACGGATCATATCCATAACATCCacatagatccatgtgattttcagAGTCTGCCAGTTCTTGTGATCGCCAATTATTGGTGCGCTTAGAAACATACGTCTATTGATATATACATGCCTCAGCGTCCGGATTTTCCAAAATGATTTCGGAAGCCATGAAATGTATGCTCCTCTCGCATCCAGAGTCTGCAGATTGAGGAGATGTCCTATTGAGGATGGTAGTCTCTTCAAACCAGTCCTTCTCAATCCCAGGTACCGTAGATGAATCATGTTGCCCATCTGTTTCGGTAGCTTCTTAAGATCTCTTGCACCCTCCAAATCCAGCACCCTTAATAAGTTTAACCCATTCAAAAATCTTCCCGCATTAGTCAAAATTAAATTGGAGCCCAGTAATGTTCGGAGATGTGGTGAGGAAACAGCAACCTCCTCATTTATCCGATCATGGAAAGCTACACGATGACTCGATACTACGGCGTCGGTACTGCAAACATGAAGAAATCCATCCTTCCTAGCTTCTAATAGTCCGAAGTCGCGTAACATATCATGGATGCGTATGCTCTTAACCCGCCCACGAGTCACACTTCTCTTTACAACTTGGATCATGCACCTCTGCACCAACTCATCCAACCAATCCCTTGCGGTGTCTTCCATTGTCTGTCTCTGCTCCTCTAGTATGAAACCTTCGGCGATCCACAACCTCACTAATTTGGAAACAGGGATAATAGAGTCCTCTGGGAATGCAGTGATGTACAAGAAACATGGTTTTAATTGATATGGCAAGTCGTCGTAACTTAAACCCAATATACTGAGGCATTCCTGCCCCTCTCCACTGGATTCCCAGTTCATGCTCTGAGCTACTCTCAACCACGTATCGTAGCTAGGATCTTTCCTCGACATAAGGCCCCCTAACACCACAAGTGCAAGAGGAAGTCCGCCACACCTCTTTGCAAGCTTCTGGGCCAATGGCTCCAACTCAGTTCGGACATCTTGGTTTGCTGGAAATGCCTTCCTGCAGAAGAGTTCCAAACTGTGTGTGTCATTCAAAAGGTGCAGTTCATGCGGAGGAATCCATGGCTCCGCATGTCTAGCAACTTCCATGTTACGAGTGGGAAGCAGTATTCTGCTGCTGCCGTTGTTCACATTAGGAAAGACTTGATGAATTTGTCTCCAAACATCCACAGTCCATACATCATCCATCACGACCAAATACTTTTTGTCTCTTAGGAAATCACGGAGATGCTGTCTCACTTCTTCTTCACCCATCTGCTCGAAGTCTTCTACTGTAATTCCTGtagttgtttctttctttttgattcccATTACTTTGTTCATGATGTCCTTCAATATCTCAATAACTCGGTAGCTCTGAGAAACTGAAACCCAAGCAAACATACCGAAATGTTCTCTAATTGCAGGATCATTATACACTTTTCTTGCCAGGGTGGTCTTGCCAAGCCCACCCATACCCACTATAGAAATTACACTAAGTCTTCTATTATCCAGATTAACCAATTGTTGCACTAATTGTTTTTTATCATCCTCAAAGCCTGTGACATCAATTTCATCATCAAATTGAGGAGAGAATTGTCTGACTGATTGCAAACTTTCATCCAGTGCACTACTTTCACCTAGATCAGCAATGCCATACCTAACTTTGCTATCGGAAATAATTTGGATCCTGCTCTTTATTTgtttaattttggagtcaattttGTTAAGGGTGATCCAGTCATCATGTTTGTGAGAGTACCTGGAAATGGTGCCCGTGCAGTCTCTCCTTTGGTGTCGCCTCTCGTGCATGTAGCGGAAGGTGTCTATGACATCTTCTATATCATAGGCTACACCTCTCGTCTCGCTTATCCAGCTCTCAATTGTTGCATCTCCTCTCGTCCTTTTGGAATCAGCATGTTTGAGGAAGCCTTGCAATAGACGGAGTTCTGTTTCcacctctttgatctgatcacgCACACCACCCAAGGAAACAGCTTTTTGCATGAGAAGGTTGGCAACCAGAGAAACAACACTGGAAACCACACTCGAAACAATAGACTCAACCATCTCTCCTTCCCTCACTCCTCACAGGAATAAGGTTTTAGACAATACGGTCAAATCGAGGAGCCAAGAGGAAGAGCAAGAGGCCCTTATCTCTCCCGAACAATAGCTCAATTCTGATGCTTTCCTTCAGCAATAGCTAtggaattttctttttttgaggcAAGAATGGAGGAAGTAAGAAATTTCCCCCAAAATTTGTTAAGAGTCGACTTTGAGACGGCGTCTAATCTTTGGGAAAATAAGTTCATCGTAAGTTACTTGGGAACTTCGGAACAGCATCTCACCTTTGGGATAGCATCTCACCTTGGGGATAAAAGTTCATCAGAAGTTCCAGGAGGGCTCCCATAGTTGAATATTCAAAGAACGAAGGTTCCACGAGTTTTCCTAGATGCCAGGGACCTATAGACGAAGGTGGGAATGAGTTACTCAAAGGCGAGATGAACTTTATCCCAAAGTTGTCTTTTTATGAACGAAGAACTTTATCCCAAAGTTGTCTGCAGGAcaattcttaccaaaaaaaaaaaaaatgaggccCAGCTTATTACCAAGCCCTTGGACCCCCAGTTGCCATCCTCCTCCTTAATTATATTATAGTTTTTCTGCAGTCCAAACATATATTATATAGGATGCTGAATGGCAGATTCAAAACAGAAAATCAATAGCGAGATCATTTCTTTTAACTTTTTATCCTTTTTCCCACAAAAGAATAACATTAAGATTGTATAAGCAAATGATCAAGTGATGATGATCATTTGCTTATAGATGCTTTAAGCAAATTGTATCAATACAAATTAAATTCATACTTCATCCTCTGTTCTTTTATGAAATGAGCTTTTTTCTACTGCCCTTCACTCCCTTCTGAATGACACCTTAAGGTTAATGGAAAAGCCTGCATCGAAATTACCATGACAGAACTATGTTTTTAAAGGCACGTTGAATGAAAATGAAACGCTGCTTTATCAATATATGGTGTAAGAATTTTTTAGTAGTCAGAAAGGGAGAGTAGTTGCGGAACCATTTTGAGCAGACAAAAAACTTGGTGGTGCTCAGCCTTTGAACCAAAACCGCTTCCGGATTCACAGAAATCTGAACTCCATGAACTTTGTTACAAATTATGTCAAGAATTTTAAcattctttaaaatttatgaaaaaaattcattTCTAGATGCCAGCTGAAAAAAAGAAGCATCTGTATCTAACATCTATAGTGATCGTGGTTGAACCGCCAACAACCAAAATAGGTTTTTCCAGGTTGCATTTCTCCAACCACCCAATGCGGATGGTGTGCCTGTGTCCAACAACCCAATCTATATGTAAATGGGCTGGCCAAGGCCATGTTTCGATCTAGATGGATCACTAAATTCGATATGAATTACTACCACTacgaatattcaaaaaaattatgagactCGATATGGATTATTTTGATTGTTATGGATATTCAGAAGGGATCACCAAACTCGATATGGACTATTTTGATTATTATGGCTATTTAGGAAGATCACTAAACTCAATATAGACCACTTTAGCCACTACGAGGACTCAACGTGGATCATGTTAGCTACTATAAATAAAAGCAAGATAGAACTAAGAGTAAGATCTACCATATCAAGAAGCTGAATCATATGTCAAACTTCATAAGGCCATGAATTGGTTGTACAACATttgattgagatgatttttttaaaaaaaaaatagatatcttTTAGAGATCCACAACCTTGGGGTTATCCCCTAAGAGGATAAATCATGTCAAAATTCCATCATTTGGATCTTAAAATGAACTAGTCAAactgaaacttttttttttaataaaaaattttgactgaagGTTATCTTCTAATCTGTAAAGAATTAGATAAAGCAATAGAAGGTAAAATTGATGCAAAAGTCGAGATATATCTTACAtagaattttagttttttttcatactttttatattatttatgctTTTGTCCTATTTAAATAAACAAGAGAAATACAACTCCAGTTGTTCAAAGGTAAACATTCTTATAGAAGATAAAAAGAGGAATCctatttaaattatataaaagaGGATCTCGTTGTTATAAATAAAGGCTCTGTACCTTAGTTTTTATATGAAGAatcaattaataaaaaaaaaagagacttaagctctattttataattttttcatcttcttttaatttttgtttgagAGATTTGAATCGGATaggttgaaaaaaaattttgttctcTTTTATCGGAtgaagttggtatcagagccatgctaTTATCTTGGTAGAATTCCAAATTGATATGTTTGTAGCAAGTTGGTATTAAAGTGTCGGCCTTTTATACTTGTGGAGAGCCTTAGCATATGGTCCAAACATGCAATCGGTACAAATAGTCAAGAGAAAAACTATTCATGTTTGAAATATATCGAAGGATAGACAAGTATGGCTGCAAGTTCTATCTCGATGGATGATGAGACGAAGATATGTCTTACACAATAAGAGGAGAAAAATGTCCAACTCATTGAGGTTATGTCTCAATTGATGATGCCTTCAATACAAGTATCAGCAACTCCTATAATGAATCTATCTTATACGTCTGGAGATGAGGATCTACCATCTAGTAAGGAAGATCAAGATCGGAACCTATCTTTAGGCCAAGCTGAGTGATTTAATCATGAGGCATTAAGGCAAGCATTTTTTCATTTTCAGTTTTAATTTAGCAAGAGCTAAACCTCCTAAATAAGCGGAGCTctaatctaggtacatagatcacCAAAACTTGATGTAGACCACTACCATTATGGATATTCAAGAAAATCACTAAACTTAATGTTCTTTGGGTATTAAAAAGGATCACTAGACTTGGCATGGATCACTTTCACCATTACAAGTATTCAGAAGAATTACCAAATTCGATATAGATCAATTTCACCACTATCAGAACTAAATAAAGTTAGATAGCATATAAGAGTAAGATCCATCACATCAAGGAGTCAAATTATATGCCAAACTTCAAGAAGCCATAACTTGATCATACAATATTtgattgagatatttttttaaaaaaaattggatatttTCTTAAGATCTACAACTTCAGGATTTCTTTCGAAGAGACTGAATTggatcaaaatttcatcatttGGATTTGGAAAGGGGCTAATTTAActgaaatttttcttttcaaaaaagattttgattagatgtta
This genomic window from Elaeis guineensis isolate ETL-2024a chromosome 13, EG11, whole genome shotgun sequence contains:
- the LOC105040070 gene encoding putative disease resistance RPP13-like protein 3 isoform X1 produces the protein MVESIVSSVVSSVVSLVANLLMQKAVSLGGVRDQIKEVETELRLLQGFLKHADSKRTRGDATIESWISETRGVAYDIEDVIDTFRYMHERRHQRRDCTGTISRYSHKHDDWITLNKIDSKIKQIKSRIQIISDSKVRYGIADLGESSALDESLQSVRQFSPQFDDEIDVTGFEDDKKQLVQQLVNLDNRRLSVISIVGMGGLGKTTLARKVYNDPAIREHFGMFAWVSVSQSYRVIEILKDIMNKVMGIKKKETTTGITVEDFEQMGEEEVRQHLRDFLRDKKYLVVMDDVWTVDVWRQIHQVFPNVNNGSSRILLPTRNMEVARHAEPWIPPHELHLLNDTHSLELFCRKAFPANQDVRTELEPLAQKLAKRCGGLPLALVVLGGLMSRKDPSYDTWLRVAQSMNWESSGEGQECLSILGLSYDDLPYQLKPCFLYITAFPEDSIIPVSKLVRLWIAEGFILEEQRQTMEDTARDWLDELVQRCMIQVVKRSVTRGRVKSIRIHDMLRDFGLLEARKDGFLHVCSTDAVVSSHRVAFHDRINEEVAVSSPHLRTLLGSNLILTNAGRFLNGLNLLRVLDLEGARDLKKLPKQMGNMIHLRYLGLRRTGLKRLPSSIGHLLNLQTLDARGAYISWLPKSFWKIRTLRHVYINRRMFLSAPIIGDHKNWQTLKITWIYVDVMDMIRLGGIRFIKNWVTTSDSAEMACERIFSEAFGKSLEKMDSLFSFSMTMRELPRDIFFAHARHLQKLRSLYLIGPFQQQQFPDSSQFPPNLTKLMLEGSTLEQDPMPVLEKLPNLRLLALRWGAYAGRSMSCSAGGFPRLQHLILSCLNDLEEWRVGVGAMPCLTHLTIDGCRKLKMLPEGLQHVTTLRELKLIEMYCEFIDRVRNEDGYKVRHIPSTIFEH
- the LOC105040070 gene encoding disease resistance RPP8-like protein 3 isoform X2; its protein translation is MHERRHQRRDCTGTISRYSHKHDDWITLNKIDSKIKQIKSRIQIISDSKVRYGIADLGESSALDESLQSVRQFSPQFDDEIDVTGFEDDKKQLVQQLVNLDNRRLSVISIVGMGGLGKTTLARKVYNDPAIREHFGMFAWVSVSQSYRVIEILKDIMNKVMGIKKKETTTGITVEDFEQMGEEEVRQHLRDFLRDKKYLVVMDDVWTVDVWRQIHQVFPNVNNGSSRILLPTRNMEVARHAEPWIPPHELHLLNDTHSLELFCRKAFPANQDVRTELEPLAQKLAKRCGGLPLALVVLGGLMSRKDPSYDTWLRVAQSMNWESSGEGQECLSILGLSYDDLPYQLKPCFLYITAFPEDSIIPVSKLVRLWIAEGFILEEQRQTMEDTARDWLDELVQRCMIQVVKRSVTRGRVKSIRIHDMLRDFGLLEARKDGFLHVCSTDAVVSSHRVAFHDRINEEVAVSSPHLRTLLGSNLILTNAGRFLNGLNLLRVLDLEGARDLKKLPKQMGNMIHLRYLGLRRTGLKRLPSSIGHLLNLQTLDARGAYISWLPKSFWKIRTLRHVYINRRMFLSAPIIGDHKNWQTLKITWIYVDVMDMIRLGGIRFIKNWVTTSDSAEMACERIFSEAFGKSLEKMDSLFSFSMTMRELPRDIFFAHARHLQKLRSLYLIGPFQQQQFPDSSQFPPNLTKLMLEGSTLEQDPMPVLEKLPNLRLLALRWGAYAGRSMSCSAGGFPRLQHLILSCLNDLEEWRVGVGAMPCLTHLTIDGCRKLKMLPEGLQHVTTLRELKLIEMYCEFIDRVRNEDGYKVRHIPSTIFEH